The sequence TCCTCGCCGACGCGGGCCTGACGCTGCGTGCCGACCTGCTGCGCCCGTGGGCGCACTGGATCACGCCCGAGCAGGAGCCGCGCCGCTACGACACCCGGTTCTACGTCGCGAAGCTGCCGGAGGGCCAGCAGGCCGACGGCGCGACGTCGGAGGCGTCGAGCTCCGGCTGGCAGCGCCCCGACGACGCGATCGCCGACGCGCGCGAAGGCCGGCGGATGCTGATGCCGCCGACGTGGCTGACGCTGAGCGAACTGGCGAAGTTCGCGACCGCCGACGACATCCTGAACGAGCAGCGGGAGATCGTCCGCATCGCGCCGACGCTCATCCGTGAGAACGACCACGTCCGCGTCGTACTGGAGAAGCGATGACTGCCCCCGCGTACGGCGTGCTGCGCCAGGTCACCGAGACGGCGTCGGTGCTGCTGGAGAACAACCCGTCGTCGATGACGCTCGAAGGCACCAACAGCTGGGTGCTGCGGGCGACGCCGTCGAGCCCGGCCGTGGTCGTCGACCCGGGCTACCGCGACCTCGAGCACCTCGAACTGCTCGCCGCGGTCGGCCCGGTCGAACTCGTCCTGCTGACCCACTTCCACCCCGACCACGCCGAGGGCGCGCCGTGGTTCGCCGAGCGCGTCGGCGCGCCGGTGCGGGCGTTCGATCCCGCGCTGTGCATCGGTGCAGCGTCCTTTGTGGACGGCGAGGTGATCAAGGCGGGCGGCCTGTCCACCCAGGTGCTGCACACGCCGGGCCACACGGGCGACTCGGTCTCGCTGGTCCTCGACGGCCAGGTGCTGACCGGCGACACGGTCCTCGGCCGCGGCACGACGGTGCTGCACGACCTCGGCGACTACCTGCGCTCGCTGCGGAAGCTCATCGAGCTGCCGCCGGGCACGACCGGCCTGCCCGGCCACGGCCCGGAGCTGCCCGATCTCCCGGCTACCGCCCGTGAGTACCTGGCCCACCGGGAACAGCGGCTCGACCAGGTGCGTTCGGCTCTTCAGGAGCTGGGGCCGGACGCCACCCCGCGCCAGGTCGTCGAGGTCGTGTACGCCGACGTCGACCGGGCGCTGTGGGCGCCCGCCGAACTGAGCGTGCAGGCGCAGCTGGACTACTTGCGGTCGGAGGAACAGGGATGAGCAACGTCGAGGTCGAGTTCTACTGGCGCCCGGGGTGCGGCTTCTGCGCCGCGCTCGACCGGCCGATGTCGAAAAGCGGCTTCAACATCCGCAAGATCAACATCTGGGAGGACCCGGCGGCGGCCGCACGCGTGCGCGAGGTGGCGAACGGGAACGAGACGGTCCCGACCGTGATCGTCGGGTCGACGGCCATGGTCAACCCGTCCTTCGCGGAGGTCGAGGCGGCGGTCAAGGCAGCTTCGGCGGGCTGATGGTGCCGGGCGGCGTTCCGTGGAGGAACGCGGCCCACACTTCGCGCAGCCCGGTCTCCGTTTCGAGGCCCTTCGGGGCGCCTTCGAGCATCGGCGCGGCCCAGACGTCGTGGGTGCCGAAGAGGAACGGGATGTCGATGCAGTGGCAGGCGCCGAACCGGTTGCCGGGCGCCTGCCAGTCGAAGCGGTAGGTGACGGCGTCGAGCTTCTTCACCAGCCGGTCGCTGGTGAAGAAGCTGTTCGCCCGCTCGATCGCGTCTCGCGGTGCGTCGGGGACGAAGGCGCGTAGCTCTTCTCGCGTCCAGCTGATCAGCGCGGGCCCGTGCGGTGCGGCTTCGATCAGGTCGGCCGCGACGAGGTCGTCGTCGGCGATCAGCTGGAACGGCGGCTCGATCGAGCCCGGCTTGCCCGGCACCGCGAGCTGCGCGGCCAGCAGCCGCTCGACCGGGGCGGTCCGGATGTCGTCGCCGCCCAGCCCTTCGATGAGCCGTTCGGTGGCCACCGCGGCCTCGTCTCTTGTGGACGGTCGCATCCCGAGCGGTGCGCTCTGCAAGGCGATCCGCTTGATCAGCCCGTGCGTCCGCGGCGACGACCACAGGGCGAGCGTCGACTGCGCACCGGCCGACTGCCCGCCGAGGGTGATTTCGGCCGGGTCCCCGCCGAACGCGGCGATGTTGTCCCGCACCCAGTCGAGCGCGGCGAGCTGGTCGGCGAGCCCGAGGTTCGGCGGGATTCCGTCGGCGCTCAGGAACCCGAGGACGCCCAGGCGGTAGTTGAGCGTCACGACCACGACGTCGGCCTCGCGCGCCAGGCGCGTGCCGGTGTACCAGACCTGGCCGCCCGAGCCGCTGGAGAACCCGCCGCCGTGGACCCACACCAGCACCGGCCGGCTCCCGGTGGTCGACGGCGTGAAGACGTTGAGGGACAAGCAGTCTTCGCTCTGCGGCAGGGGCATCGGCCCGAGCGCGTGCTCCAGCCGAGACGGCGGCTGCGGCGCGGCGGGACCGGGTTCGAGCGCGTCTTTGACCCCGCTCCACGGCTTCAGCGGCGTCGGCGATTCGAAGCGTTTCGCGGTGGCGTACGGGATTCCCTTGAACGCGCCGTGCGCGCCACGAACCCGTCCGGCGGTGGTTTCGACGATCATCGTGCCTCCTCGAAGTACAGCGCGGCGCCACCCGCGTCCGCGGCGCGGACGAAGAACCCGCCTGGGCGGGTGATGGCCGGGACGTGCTCCTCGACCAGTTTCCGCGCTTTCGCGAGATCCGTGACGACCACGCCGTGGGCGGCGAAGTAGGGGAGTTCTTTCGGGGGTTCGCCGGGCAGGACGGCGTCGAGATCGCTCACCCCTCGGACGTCCACCAGCCGGCCTTCGCCGGTGATCACGGCATAGCGATCCCGGTACGCGGCGACCTCGGCGTCGGGCACGACCAGCAGGATCCCGGCGACGCCGCGGGCGCCGTTCGGGTGCCCGAGGTACCGCGGCTGGTGGACGTACTCCGGGGTGAGGTGCTCGGCGGTGTGCAGGATGCCCTCGGGCGTGTGGTCCCGTCTGATGTGGACACTGCGGAAGCGTGCGGTGCGGGTGCCTTCCGGCAGTTCGACGTCCCGCTGCAGCTTCAGCACGCCGGAGTTCGAGAGTCCGGCTTCGCGGAGCCGGCGCTCGGCTTCCGCGGAGTCGCCGACGCCGAAGGAGCAGCCGTGCAGGCCGTCGCCGCGGGCGTCCAGGATCGGCAGGACGCGCCACGGATCGCCGGCGGCTTCGTCGACGATGCCGATCAGTTCGAGGAACGACTCCCCGAAGTAGGCGCAGCGGTTGGCGGTGCAGCTCGGGACGGGTTCGCTGCCGCCGGTGCGGGACGCGAAGTGCCGCGACGGCGGGCTCAGCGTGAAGCCGAGTTCTTCGTAGCGCCGCCAGGTTTCGGCGTACTTCCTGGTCAGGAAGACCGTGTGGTCGATGGGCATGCTCCGAGTTTTGCCTCTCGGTGGCCTTTTCTCCGTTCACCGCGCATTTGTGCTCGAAATCCGACACTGGTTAGGCTCCGCTGGTGGAATCCGGCTTGCTCGACGACCTCGACCGGCGGCTGGCGAACGCACTGCAGCTCGACGGCCGGGCGTCGTTCAGCACGATCGCGTCGGTGCTGGGTGTCTCGGACCAGACGGTGGCCCGCCGCTACCGGAAGCTGCGCTCGTCCGGGGTGCTGCGCGTGGTCGGCGTCCCGGAAGCGGCGCCGCTGGGCCAGGTCCACTGGCTGATCCGCCTCGGCTGCGTCCCGGACGCGGCGGCCGCGATCGCCGCCGCGCTGGCCCGCCGCGACGACACGCAGTGGGTCAGCCTGATGTCCGGCGGCACGGAGATCGTGTGCTTCATCCGGGCGCCGCTGCGCGAGGAGGCGGACGGGCTCCTGCTGGGCCAGCTGCCGAAGACACCCCGGGTGGTGTCGATGACGGCGTACCGGTTGTTGCGCCGGTTCGCCGGCGGCCCCGCGGGCTGGCCGGGCCGGTCGAGCGCGCTGTCGGCCGCGGAGGTGGCCGCGTTGCGTCGCCCACCGGCGTCGATGGTCTACCGGCCCGAACCCGGAGACCCCGCCCTCCTGGCCGCGCTGGCCCGCGACGGCCGAGCCGACATGTCGACATTGGCTGTGGCGTCGGGTCGCTCGGAGTCGACGGTCCGCCGTCGCCTGGAGGCCCTGCGCACGTCGGGCGCGCTGTACTTCGACGTCGAGGTGGACGCGGCCCTGCTGGGCTACCCCCTGACGGCGACGCTCTGGCTGACGGTGGCCCCGTCGGCCCTGGAGTCGGCAGGCCAGGCGCTGGCAACGCACCCCCAGGTCGCCTTCGCGGCGGCGACGACGGGCCCGGCGAACCTGGTGGCCAACGTGGGCTGCCGCGACGACGCGGCGCTGTACTCGTACCTGGCCGACGACCTGGGCGGGCTGCCGGGCGTGCGCCAGGTGGAGACGGCGCCGATGATCAGGACGCTGAAGCGCTTCGGCACGTTGGCGCCGGTGTAGCACCTGGAGCCACTCCGGCGACTCACCGCCTGTGGACGACGAGCGCGCGATCGACTTCGTACTGAACGGCGAGCAGCATCGCCTGAGCCGCGCTGACGTGCAGAGCGCGGCGGCGCGCGGTGGACCGGAACCGATTCGCACGCACTGGGTCTCCGTCGGGGACCAGCGGTGGCCGCCGCGGCAGCTCTTCGAGCGCGCCGTGGGGGTGTCGCGGACGGAGTTCATCTCGCACGCCGCGATCCGCCAGTTCCGGCGGCTGGGCTTTCCGACGAGCCCGCTGCCCGA is a genomic window of Amycolatopsis lexingtonensis containing:
- a CDS encoding MBL fold metallo-hydrolase: MTAPAYGVLRQVTETASVLLENNPSSMTLEGTNSWVLRATPSSPAVVVDPGYRDLEHLELLAAVGPVELVLLTHFHPDHAEGAPWFAERVGAPVRAFDPALCIGAASFVDGEVIKAGGLSTQVLHTPGHTGDSVSLVLDGQVLTGDTVLGRGTTVLHDLGDYLRSLRKLIELPPGTTGLPGHGPELPDLPATAREYLAHREQRLDQVRSALQELGPDATPRQVVEVVYADVDRALWAPAELSVQAQLDYLRSEEQG
- a CDS encoding glutaredoxin domain-containing protein; its protein translation is MSNVEVEFYWRPGCGFCAALDRPMSKSGFNIRKINIWEDPAAAARVREVANGNETVPTVIVGSTAMVNPSFAEVEAAVKAASAG
- a CDS encoding carboxylesterase family protein; the encoded protein is MIVETTAGRVRGAHGAFKGIPYATAKRFESPTPLKPWSGVKDALEPGPAAPQPPSRLEHALGPMPLPQSEDCLSLNVFTPSTTGSRPVLVWVHGGGFSSGSGGQVWYTGTRLAREADVVVVTLNYRLGVLGFLSADGIPPNLGLADQLAALDWVRDNIAAFGGDPAEITLGGQSAGAQSTLALWSSPRTHGLIKRIALQSAPLGMRPSTRDEAAVATERLIEGLGGDDIRTAPVERLLAAQLAVPGKPGSIEPPFQLIADDDLVAADLIEAAPHGPALISWTREELRAFVPDAPRDAIERANSFFTSDRLVKKLDAVTYRFDWQAPGNRFGACHCIDIPFLFGTHDVWAAPMLEGAPKGLETETGLREVWAAFLHGTPPGTISPPKLP
- a CDS encoding VOC family protein, giving the protein MPIDHTVFLTRKYAETWRRYEELGFTLSPPSRHFASRTGGSEPVPSCTANRCAYFGESFLELIGIVDEAAGDPWRVLPILDARGDGLHGCSFGVGDSAEAERRLREAGLSNSGVLKLQRDVELPEGTRTARFRSVHIRRDHTPEGILHTAEHLTPEYVHQPRYLGHPNGARGVAGILLVVPDAEVAAYRDRYAVITGEGRLVDVRGVSDLDAVLPGEPPKELPYFAAHGVVVTDLAKARKLVEEHVPAITRPGGFFVRAADAGGAALYFEEAR
- a CDS encoding Lrp/AsnC family transcriptional regulator; translation: MESGLLDDLDRRLANALQLDGRASFSTIASVLGVSDQTVARRYRKLRSSGVLRVVGVPEAAPLGQVHWLIRLGCVPDAAAAIAAALARRDDTQWVSLMSGGTEIVCFIRAPLREEADGLLLGQLPKTPRVVSMTAYRLLRRFAGGPAGWPGRSSALSAAEVAALRRPPASMVYRPEPGDPALLAALARDGRADMSTLAVASGRSESTVRRRLEALRTSGALYFDVEVDAALLGYPLTATLWLTVAPSALESAGQALATHPQVAFAAATTGPANLVANVGCRDDAALYSYLADDLGGLPGVRQVETAPMIRTLKRFGTLAPV